One Bacteroidota bacterium genomic region harbors:
- the hypA gene encoding hydrogenase maturation nickel metallochaperone HypA, with amino-acid sequence MHELSIATNIVEIAEVNVKKNNGKSVSEIEIEIGNLSGVVQEALDFAMDVAFENTVLENAKIKIIKIQAKAKCKNCLHEFEVQDFFSPCPKCNSFNPEILQGKELKVKSLVID; translated from the coding sequence ATGCACGAATTATCAATAGCTACAAATATTGTCGAAATTGCTGAGGTAAATGTAAAAAAAAATAATGGCAAATCAGTTTCAGAAATAGAAATAGAAATAGGTAATTTGTCAGGCGTTGTGCAAGAAGCATTGGACTTTGCAATGGATGTAGCATTTGAAAATACAGTATTAGAAAACGCTAAAATAAAAATAATAAAAATTCAGGCTAAAGCAAAATGTAAAAATTGTTTGCATGAGTTTGAAGTTCAAGATTTCTTTTCTCCCTGCCCAAAATGTAATTCTTTCAATCCTGAAATTTTACAAGGGAAAGAGCTAAAAGTAAAATCACTTGTTATTGATTAA